The following are from one region of the Dermacentor albipictus isolate Rhodes 1998 colony chromosome 5, USDA_Dalb.pri_finalv2, whole genome shotgun sequence genome:
- the LOC135910787 gene encoding innexin inx2-like, which produces MFYMLVAPLHRAVKINRIVLDNQIFRLHYKATSLLLLMFSILVTSTQYFGDPIDCIQHDSVPANVIRTFCWIHSTFNIPAAFNETVGVNGVPHPGINKYTPDEVRRYYGYYQWVCMVLFLQAGCFYVPRYLWKCYEQGLVRSLVQDLDCPIKENAEVCQKTETIARYMRSHLDMHGRYFGWYVTAEVLNFVNVIGQILLTDAFLGNMFTTFGTDVLSHHIEDPDVRNDPMIWVFPRVTKCSFHLYGSSGDVMKHDALCLLAQNIINEKIYIFLWFWWVILAVLTGVELVYRLMTILLPRVREVILRYRARMADRRMLEMVIKRVSTSDWFLLDLLCKNMNPMHYRAFINELAKSLEDEYGKRLLAGVDTSNTSTV; this is translated from the coding sequence ATGTTTTACATGCTAGTTGCCCCGCTCCACCGAGCGGTCAAGATCAATCGCATCGTTCTCGACAACCAGATCTTCCGCCTACACTACAAGGCGACTTCACTGCTGCTGCTCATGTTCAGCATCCTCGTGACCAGCACGCAGTACTTCGGCGACCCCATCGACTGCATCCAGCACGACTCGGTGCCGGCGAATGTCATCCGAACGTTCTGCTGGATCCACTCTACCTTCAACATCCCCGCGGCCTTCAACGAGACGGTGGGCGTCAATGGCGTCCCTCACCCGGGCATCAACAAGTACACCCCGGACGAAGTTAGACGCTACTACGGATACTACCAGTGGGTCTGTATGGTGCTCTTCCTGCAGGCCGGCTGCTTCTATGTGCCGCGCTACCTGTGGAAGTGCTACGAGCAGGGTCTCGTGCGCAGCCTGGTCCAGGACCTCGACTGCCCCATTAAAGAGAATGCTGAAGTGTGCCAGAAGACGGAGACTATCGCCCGCTACATGCGTAGCCACTTGGACATGCACGGCCGCTACTTTGGCTGGTACGTGACCGCTGAGGTTCTCAACTTCGTCAACGTCATTGGTCAGATCCTACTGACGGACGCCTTCCTGGGCAACATGTTCACCACGTTCGGTACCGACGTGCTCAGTCACCACATCGAGGACCCGGACGTTCGCAACGACCCCATGATCTGGGTTTTCCCGCGCGTCACAAAGTGTTCCTTCCACCTGTATGGTTCGTCCGGAGACGTGATGAAGCACGACGCATTGTGCCTGCTGGCACAGAACATCATCAACGAGAAGATCTACATATTCCTGTGGTTCTGGTGGGTCATTCTGGCCGTGCTCACGGGCGTCGAGCTCGTGTACCGACTGATGACCATCCTGTTGCCAAGAGTGCGCGAGGTGATCCTGCGGTATCGGGCCCGCATGGCTGACCGGCGCATGCTCGAGATGGTCATCAAGCGCGTGTCCACGTCCGACTGGTTTCTCCTGGACCTGCTCTGCAAGAACATGAACCCAATGCACTACCGCGCCTTCATCAACGAGCTCGCCAAGTCGCTGGAGGACGAGTACGGCAAGAGGCTGCTGGCCGGCGTCGACACGTCCAACACGAGCACCGTGTGA